AGGAGGCAACGGTGTTGAAAAAACAGTTCAAGAGATACCTTAAGGAGCAAGAGGAGGTTTTTGACTTTGTTGTTTCTGAAGCAGGAGCATTTATCGGGCTAAATCGTAATTGTCTTGTGGTCAAAAAGTTTGGAAATATTATCTGCAAACAACCCGCCCACCAAATCGAACAGATCAGTATCATCGCTCCGGGTGTTTCGTTCAGTAGCCATGTGGCAAACTATTGTCATAAAAGAAATATCCGTATCATCTACTACAAGGCAACAGGAGAAGCCTATGCCTCTGTGAGCAGTGTGGATTCTATTCTTCCCTCTCACATGAAAGCCCAGATGAGTCTGTCCGATGATCAGATACGTGAGTTCGCTTCGGATTTGGTGCGCAACAAAATCAAAAATCAAGCCAAACTCCTAAAATACTATTACAAGTATTTTCGCAAAGAAGAAGAGCTATGTCAATATCTACAACAAGCCATTGAGCAGTTAAAAGCGATCGAAAAGCTTCCGATATCAGGTAATACTGCTGAAAAAGTACGTCAAAATGCAATGCTTCTCGAAGCTCGAGGAGCAAAAATATATTGGAGTGCTTTTGGACTTCTGATACAACGCACCGGACACGCATTTGACGGGAGAGTACAGCAAGGGGCTTCAGACATCGTAAACCAAATGCTCAACTATGGTTATGCCATATTGCAAAGCTATGTGATGCGAACCATAGACCTGTGGCAACTGAGCCCTAATATTGGCATATTGCACAGCACTCAAGACAATAAGCCGGCTCTATGCTTTGATCTTATGGAACAATATCGCTCTTTCGTCGTTGATAGGAGTGTCTTGGCCATACTATCTAAAAGGGAAGAAGTCCGCCGGGAGAAAAGCGGTCTGCTCGACATACATACACGTACTCGTATTATTTCGAAAATAAAGGAGAGATGGTGCTCCCCGGAATACTTCCGAACAGGACAAAAAACATTGTCAGAAATAATGGCTCTACAAACTAAAAATGTACGAGATTTTTGCCTTAAAAAAGAGAATAAAGTCAAGTTTTACACCCCTAAATGGTAGTTTTATGCCCTCAAAAATATTGATTGCTTACGATATTTCTTCGAATAGATGTAGACAGAAAGTCGCTAAAATTCTTGAAAACTATGGTATCAGAGTGAATAAATCTGTCTTTATGTGCACCATAAAGACAGAAAGTCAGCTAAACGCCCTATTGCATAGTTTTCAACCCATCATTTCACGAAAAGATTCTCTTTTTGTACTACCTCTTTGTCGTCGTTGTTATGCCAATGCATGGTTTGAAGAAAAAAAATATACCCCTGAGAGTCGACGGAAAAGGAGAACTAAAATCATATAGAGAGTATAGTATGCTCAAAAAAGCTCCCATTCCGTAAAATCTGACAACCTTACCGAAGAGGTCTCGATAACAAGAACATTTTCGAAAAAAACAACCTTGTCAAAAGTTGCTATACATCTATTGATGAGTTACTTATGGAAATGCTTAAATTTCTCTGTTTTCGAAAATCGCATCAAGCAGACTTCCCCGAACCCGATTTTCGAAAAAATAGACTTTTCTCAAAGTATAACCCGCTGATTATCAACTATCATTTTATCGATTTTTCGAAAATGTCATTTTGATGGATTTTTCCACATAGATTTTCGAAATTTCAACATAATTGTATATCTTTGTCTCTCAAGGAAGTACCCCTTGATCAAGTGAGGATAGTGTACACATAGAAACAGTTTAGAAGGGGGATTTTCGAAAAAACATAAATGATTCACAGAAAAGACTTTATAAAAAGAGTGTTTTCGTAAATCACTGGTAATCAAATTGTATCTATACAAAGACAGTCAGTAAGACTATTAAGACACTGAGCAACAATGCTTGTCTGCAAAGTCGTTGGGTATCTATACAAAGACAGTCAGTAAGACTATTAAGACTCTTTTTCCTCTCCCTTAGGACGAGTGCAAAGCTGAGTATCTATACAAAGACAGTCAGTAAGACTATTAAGACCCTTTCCCTTTCCCTTTTTCTCATGAGGAAGGAGTATCTATACAAAGACAGTCAGTAAGACTATTAAGACGCTATCATCTCTCGACTTTTTTGTAGGCCTTCTACAATTGGTATCTATACAAAGACAGTCAGTAAGACTATTAAGACAAAGTGAACGTTGATTCCCCCTCCTTTAGGGACTTTGTGTATCTATACAAAGACAGTCAGTAAGACTATTAAGACTATCATTGGGACGATCGGCATACCAAGATTCTATGTATCTATACAAAGACAGTCAGTAAGACTATTAAGACTCCAAGAGTAGTGGAAGAAGGAAGAGGTAATAAGTCCCCGTATCTATACAAAGACAGTCAGTAAGACTATTAAGACTTTTTTCCTTTAAGGAAAGTGCCTTGTTCTAGATTCTTGTATCTATACAAAGACAGTCAGTAAGACTATTAAGACTCAAAAGGAGGAGGAACTTGAGGAGCTTCTCCTAAAAGTATCTATACAAAGACAGTCAGTAAGACTATTAAGACTGATACAGCCACTCGGAAGAGGTAAACAAATTTTTGTATCTATACAAAGACAGTCAGTAGGACTATATAGGATGCAGGTTGAGCAGAGAGAGAGGGAAATATCTTTTCGAAATCGCTTATATCCATCGTTTTATTATTATTTTGTTTTATATTTGCGGTGTGGAGGAGCGAGACCTCTACGGTGAGATGTCCGCAAGGCATCGCGCCCCCTATCGGAGGAGATGAGTCATCATCTCCTCTTGTCATTTATGCCCACCCTTATTTTGTCGGTATCATACCGGAACAAAGGCTTTTTGTCTCTTATGACTGTTACGACTATCTATCCATATCCATCGTGAAGACAGTCAAGTCCTCGTATGTGCTTTCAGACGGTATCGGGAAGTAGAAAAAAAGTCGTTAAAGACGATCAATCGTCTTTAACGACTTTCGTCATCAAGTCTAACGACTTTTTTTGTCGCGTCCTATGATCTTTTGTATTGGGGGGGGAGGTGGAGGAGATGGGGGCGGAGGCTTGATTTTCGCAAGTCGGGTAGAAGTCGTATTTTTGTACCTATATTTATATTAGGTAATGACAGACAACAATATATTCGAAAATAAAACCTTTGCGTACTATACGCTGGGCTGTAAGTTGAACTTCGCCGAGACGTCTGCCATCGGGCGTTCGCTCATCGAGTACGGTATGCGTACGATCAGGGATGGGGAGACGCCCGACTTGTGTCTCATCAATACGTGTTCGGTGACGGAGCTGGCGGACAAGAAGTGCCGTCAGACGATACGTAAGGTGCATAGGGACTTCCCCAAGGCACGTATCATCGTCACGGGGTGCTACGCACAGCTCAAGCCCGAGGAGGTGGCTTCGATAGAGGGGGTGGATATGGTTCTTGGGTCGAACGAAAAGGTCGATCTCGTAAAGTATCTCGGTCAGCTCGGTACACCTCATGCTTCGTCACACATCCTCCATACGCCTGTCAAGGAGATCAACACCTTTGCCCCTTCGGTGTCTTCGGAAGGGCGCACCCGACACTTCCTCAAGGTGCAGGACGGATGCGACTACAACTGTTCGTACTGCACGATCCCCAAGGCTCGTGGGCGCAGCCGTAACGGGCGTATCGATGACCTCGTGGCTCAGGCTCGTACCGTGGTCGCCGAAGGTGGCCGAGAGATCGTCCTCACGGGCGTGAATGTCGGAGACTTTGGACGCAGTACGGGTGAGAAGTTCATCGACCTCATCAAGGCCCTTGACGAGGTGGAGGGCATAGAGCGTTTCCGCATCTCCTCGATAGAGCCGAACCTCATCACGGACGAAGCGATAGAGTTCGTCGCAAGGTCGAAGCGATTTGCACCACACTTCCATATCCCCCTCCAGAGTGGGTCGGACGAGGTGCTCAAGCTCATGCGTCGCAGGTACAATACGACCCTCTTCCGCCACAAGATAGAGACGATCAAGAGACTCATCCCCCATGCCTTCATCGGGGTGGATGTCATCGTGGGCACGAGGGGCGAGAGGGACGAGTATTTCGAGGAGTGTTATGAGTTCGTCAAGAGCTTGGACATCTCCCAGCTACACGTGTTCAGTTACTCCGAACGCCCCGGCACGGATGCCCTCAACATCGAATACACGGTGGATTCCAAGGTGAAGCACCGCCGCAGCAAACGCCTCATCGCTCTCAGCGCAGAGAAGCTCCGGGCGTTCTATGCCTCGCATCAGGGCAGTGTGCGCAGGGCACTCTTCGAACACAGTTCGGACGAAGACTACATCTACGGATTTACGGACAACTACATACGTGTGCGCCTGCCCAAGGGGGCTGTCCCCGAGGGTGAGGTCCACAGTGTCCTCATCGGAGCACCATCGGACGAGGATCCCGAAGTAATGACCGCCACCTTGGCTGAATAAAAAAAATCACCCTTTGCCTCATGACCCCTGACTTCAGCAAAAAGGACCGTATCGTCGGCAGTATCATCTACACCGCCATGGCACTCATCGGCAAGCTCCCCTCGTGGTGGCATTATGGGGTGGCGGATGTCGTCGCCTTATGCCTTCGCAAGGTCGTGGGCTACCGTCTCGATGTGGTGCGTGAGCAACTCCGTCTCTCTTATCCCGACAAGTCGGACGCCGAGCGTGCAAGGATAGAGAAGGAGGTGTATGTCCATCTGGCAGACCTTTTTGTCGAATACTTCATGATGGCCGGCTTCGGGAGCAAGAGACTCCGCAAGCATGTCGTCCTCAGGGGACACGAGCAGATCGAGGCTTTGCACGAGAAGGGGCATCGTCTCGTGTACCTTACCCTCGGGCATTATGGCAACTGGGAGTGGTTCACGGGCTTTCAAGACTTCCTGCCATTTACGCAGATGAGTGTCCTCTACAAGCCGCTCAAAGGCGCTCTCAACTATGTCATGTACAGGCTGAGGAGCAAGTTTGGCACCGGACTTATCGACAAGACTTTCGCTCCACGTGCCATCATGGGCATGAGCCGAAGCGAGACGAACCGACTCCTCATCTTCGTCGCAGATCAGACCCCTTCGCCACAGAACGTGCACCTCTTCACCCGATTCCTCAACCGAGATACAGCAGTCTTTACCGGTATGGAGCGTCTCGCTCAGAAGACGAAGTCACCGATCGCTTACCTACGTGTGGAGCGTCCTCGCAGAGGGCGGTATGTCTGCACGGTGGAGGTGCTGACGGAGGATGCTTCGGCACATGAGTTCGGGGAGATCTCGGCACGCTTCATGCACCTCCTTGAAGAGCGCATCGATGCCGTGCCTGCCCTTTGGTTGTGGACACACAGACGTTGGAAATACGGGGAAAAGGAGGTTTTGGACTTCAATCCCTATCAGGAGTTCAGACGACTATGAAAGAGACCCATCACACTCCACCCATAGCCGTCGTCATCCTCAACTGGAACGGTGAATCGCTCCTGCGCCACTATCTGCCTGCGGTCATCGACAATACGCCCGGACACATCGGCGAAGTCATCGTCGCCGACAACGGTTCGTCCGACGGCTCCATGGCCTACTGTCGGGAGATGGGCGTCAGGGTGTTGGACTTGGAGACCAACCATGGCTTTGCCGAAGGTTACAACCGTGCCATAGCTCTCCTCACACATCCCTACATCCTCCTTCTCAACAGTGACGTAAGGGTCACCCTGGGATGGATCGAACCCCTCCATGACTTCATCGAAGCACATCCCGAAGTGGTCTCCGTACAGCCGAAGATCCGGTCGGAGCGTGCGCCCGAGTCCTTCGAGTATGCAGGGGCACAAGGCGGATATATGGATCGACTCGGTTATCCTTTCTGTCGGGGGCGCATCTTTGCGACCGTGGAGGAGGACAGAGGACAGTATGGCGACGGCGAGGCTCAGGAGGTCTTCTGGACGACAGGTGCGGCGATGCTTGTGAGGCGACAAGCATACATCGATGCCGGTGGGCTGGATGCTTCGTTTTTCGCTCATCAGGAGGAGATAGACCTCTGCTGGAGGTGGCAGTGTCTCGGACACAAGCTCTATGTCGTGCCACAGAGTGTCGTCTATCATGTGGGTGGGGCTTCGCTCTCTGCCGAAAATCCTCGCAAGACCTTCCTCAACTTCCGCAACAACCTCCGGATGCTCCATCGTAATCTCCCCGAGGACCGTCTGCGCAAGGTCTTTCGCCTTCGTAGAGTCCTTGACCTCCTGGCTGCGGCCGTCTTCCTCCTCTCCGGCAAACCCGGCGATGCCAAGGCGGTCCTCAAGGCGTGGCAGGACTTCCGCTCCTCGAAGCCCGAGAGACGGCCCATCGGAGACAGAGCACAAGCCTACAAATCACTGTATCAACACAGCCTCCTCTTGCGTTATCACATCGCAATGGAGCGGACTTTTTCATCCCTAAAACGATAATCATCATGAAACAAGCCCTATTTGCAATCCTCATTTCGGTACTCGTTGCTTGTACATCGAGCGAACAAAAAGCCGCACGTGCTCTCATCTCCGAAGCACAGACAAGCATCTCCGAACAACGCTACGAGCAGGCACTCTCCCTCCTCGACAGTCTGAATAAAACCTATCCTGCCCTCGTGGCTGAACGTAAGCAAGCTCTCGACCTCTCTCGTGAGGTACGCCTCTTGCAGTCTCGCCGTGACAGCATCTTCCTCGCACCCCTTGTGGACTCTCTCCTCGTCAGGGAAGAAAAGGCTCTCGAACTCTTTGAGGTCGTCGCCGATGAGACGATACAAGACCATACGATCATGAGATATAAGGGGTATGTTCCGACGCCGGACCCCAAGTCTGCGTTTCTCGATGTGTACTTCAACAATCTTGGCGAACTTGAGCTCGTTGCCAGCACTTCGGGTCGTCCTGCCTTTGAGAGCGAGAGTGTCGTCATCCGTGATAAGGCTTCGGACACATTTGTGGCATCGGACATCATTCCCTACGACGGTGGCACCAACTACCGCTACGAGATCGACGGTCGCACCTACGAACGCATCACATTCACCCTCGACAACGCCGAACGCCTCTCAGCCTTCGTTGCCGGCATGGGCGATGGTGCGAAGCTCCAAGTCGAACTCCTCAACGCAAAGGGAAAAAAGCAGACATTCGTCCTCTCTGCCGTTGCAGTCAAGGCGATAACAGCGTCTTACGAGCTGCACCGCATCAAGACCGAACTCAAGAACAGCCGCGACCAAATCACCCGTCACCTCAAACGCTCCGAGCGTTACGAAAAGCTTCAGGAGCAGTAATCCTCAACGGGGGGCAAGTCCCCCCTTCTTACTTGAGCCTCTTGCTTCAAACAAGGCTCGATACTTGGTGTCGCAAGGACATCCGAATGATTATTTGTCTATATTTGTGTAAAACAACATCATAAATACAAGACAAATGGATCAGGAACAATATCAGATCGACCGCTTGTCGGTCCAAGACATCAAACGTACCCAGGCTTTGCAACGCACCCTCATGCAGTATGTCTTCTTGTGGATGGCTGCAGGGCTTGGGATCACCGGGCTTACGAGCCTTCTTCTCTTCAAGAACGAGAGTCTCATCTATTCGCTGATGAGCTCCAAACTCCTCTTCTACGGCTTGATCATCGCCGAGATCGTGGTGGTGGTATATCTCAGTGCCCGCATCTCAAGGATGTCTTTCGGCATGGCGACAGCACTCTTCTGTGCCTATGCTCTCCTCAATGGTCTCACTCTCAGCCCTATCTTCTTGCTCTACACTTCGCAGTCGATAGCAGAGACATTCTTTATCACTGCCGGGACATTCTCTGTCATGGCGATCTACGGTTATTTCACCAAGAGAGATCTCACCCGATGGGGCAGTCTCCTCTTCATGGCACTCATAGGCTTGATCATCGCCATGGTGGTGAACTTTTTCTTACGCTCGGGCGTTATGTCATTGGTGATATCGATTGCAGGCGTGCTCATCTTTGTGGGGCTTACGGCTTATGATGTACAGAAGATCAAGAACCTCTTCGCCGATGTCGACAATGCAAACGACGAAGTCAAGAAGATCGCAGTCCTCGGTGCTCTGACCCTTTATCTCGACTTCATCAACCTCTTCCTCTACCTCCTTCGCCTCTTCGGCCGTAGGAGATAAGGCTCTCTCCACGCACACTCATCAAAGATTACATAACTCTATATACGCTAAGCAATGGCAACAAAGGAATTTCAATATCAGGAAATGTTCCCCCTTGGCAAGGATACGACTGAGTACTATCTACTTACGGATCAGTATGTCAGCACTGCCACCTTTGAGGGGAAAGAGATACTAAAGGTCGAAGCCGAAGGGCTTCGAATGATGGCTCGCCAGGCGTTTCACGACGTGTCGTTTT
This is a stretch of genomic DNA from Porphyromonas cangingivalis. It encodes these proteins:
- the cas1 gene encoding CRISPR-associated endonuclease Cas1 → MSSVIDTATLPVFLRAFSAYHFRVRFEARQVITFSGKWYFLPRYALGNALKNSSRFSHLYDELFKPQEPEGSGSSPSSRLVIRADKPTRRGFGAGEALDLYITIISGSPRLVEDFLTFLPEWQAYNFFHEYGLRYKSYQLLNAQSDRYENNLPLSKAKLDVEFFWRHAPQWSDTLGIRFLTPTTLKIDQIFTDRIPFSRLMNRVSRRLYDLYIQEPTASSAPSAPFIFEEKDDLLLSQISIPHKPTMKEKRQYDMSGILGQLYYQTSYDPIAALMLSIAHWVHIGNHTVIGNGQIVAEPGNPSLYQTWLNTLSHRPKKVDQEATVLKKQFKRYLKEQEEVFDFVVSEAGAFIGLNRNCLVVKKFGNIICKQPAHQIEQISIIAPGVSFSSHVANYCHKRNIRIIYYKATGEAYASVSSVDSILPSHMKAQMSLSDDQIREFASDLVRNKIKNQAKLLKYYYKYFRKEEELCQYLQQAIEQLKAIEKLPISGNTAEKVRQNAMLLEARGAKIYWSAFGLLIQRTGHAFDGRVQQGASDIVNQMLNYGYAILQSYVMRTIDLWQLSPNIGILHSTQDNKPALCFDLMEQYRSFVVDRSVLAILSKREEVRREKSGLLDIHTRTRIISKIKERWCSPEYFRTGQKTLSEIMALQTKNVRDFCLKKENKVKFYTPKW
- the cas2 gene encoding CRISPR-associated endonuclease Cas2, with product MPSKILIAYDISSNRCRQKVAKILENYGIRVNKSVFMCTIKTESQLNALLHSFQPIISRKDSLFVLPLCRRCYANAWFEEKKYTPESRRKRRTKII
- the mtaB gene encoding tRNA (N(6)-L-threonylcarbamoyladenosine(37)-C(2))-methylthiotransferase MtaB, producing the protein MTDNNIFENKTFAYYTLGCKLNFAETSAIGRSLIEYGMRTIRDGETPDLCLINTCSVTELADKKCRQTIRKVHRDFPKARIIVTGCYAQLKPEEVASIEGVDMVLGSNEKVDLVKYLGQLGTPHASSHILHTPVKEINTFAPSVSSEGRTRHFLKVQDGCDYNCSYCTIPKARGRSRNGRIDDLVAQARTVVAEGGREIVLTGVNVGDFGRSTGEKFIDLIKALDEVEGIERFRISSIEPNLITDEAIEFVARSKRFAPHFHIPLQSGSDEVLKLMRRRYNTTLFRHKIETIKRLIPHAFIGVDVIVGTRGERDEYFEECYEFVKSLDISQLHVFSYSERPGTDALNIEYTVDSKVKHRRSKRLIALSAEKLRAFYASHQGSVRRALFEHSSDEDYIYGFTDNYIRVRLPKGAVPEGEVHSVLIGAPSDEDPEVMTATLAE
- a CDS encoding lysophospholipid acyltransferase family protein, which translates into the protein MTPDFSKKDRIVGSIIYTAMALIGKLPSWWHYGVADVVALCLRKVVGYRLDVVREQLRLSYPDKSDAERARIEKEVYVHLADLFVEYFMMAGFGSKRLRKHVVLRGHEQIEALHEKGHRLVYLTLGHYGNWEWFTGFQDFLPFTQMSVLYKPLKGALNYVMYRLRSKFGTGLIDKTFAPRAIMGMSRSETNRLLIFVADQTPSPQNVHLFTRFLNRDTAVFTGMERLAQKTKSPIAYLRVERPRRGRYVCTVEVLTEDASAHEFGEISARFMHLLEERIDAVPALWLWTHRRWKYGEKEVLDFNPYQEFRRL
- a CDS encoding glycosyltransferase family 2 protein — its product is MKETHHTPPIAVVILNWNGESLLRHYLPAVIDNTPGHIGEVIVADNGSSDGSMAYCREMGVRVLDLETNHGFAEGYNRAIALLTHPYILLLNSDVRVTLGWIEPLHDFIEAHPEVVSVQPKIRSERAPESFEYAGAQGGYMDRLGYPFCRGRIFATVEEDRGQYGDGEAQEVFWTTGAAMLVRRQAYIDAGGLDASFFAHQEEIDLCWRWQCLGHKLYVVPQSVVYHVGGASLSAENPRKTFLNFRNNLRMLHRNLPEDRLRKVFRLRRVLDLLAAAVFLLSGKPGDAKAVLKAWQDFRSSKPERRPIGDRAQAYKSLYQHSLLLRYHIAMERTFSSLKR
- a CDS encoding Bax inhibitor-1/YccA family protein, translated to MDQEQYQIDRLSVQDIKRTQALQRTLMQYVFLWMAAGLGITGLTSLLLFKNESLIYSLMSSKLLFYGLIIAEIVVVVYLSARISRMSFGMATALFCAYALLNGLTLSPIFLLYTSQSIAETFFITAGTFSVMAIYGYFTKRDLTRWGSLLFMALIGLIIAMVVNFFLRSGVMSLVISIAGVLIFVGLTAYDVQKIKNLFADVDNANDEVKKIAVLGALTLYLDFINLFLYLLRLFGRRR